A genomic segment from Treponema sp. Marseille-Q3903 encodes:
- the malQ gene encoding 4-alpha-glucanotransferase, whose amino-acid sequence MDFKRRSGILLHPTSLPDTPGIGTLGEQAFKFIDWLCEADQSLWQILPLGPTGYGDSPYASFSTFAGNPLIIDLEQLALKGWADKKEIAPPEYIKKTGKIDFGAVVWWKMPVLKKCAIYFVENASAEDKEKYKLFCKESAWLDMYAVFMSIKSVYDKKAEEEKPESSMWNRFWPTSLARCEKDAVAEWKKSHKDDIEIFKIIQFFFDVQWKELKSYANDSGIKLIGDIPIFVAPDSADVWANQEFFQLDKDGRPVCVSGVPPDYFCADGQLWGNPLYDWDKMKTSGYSWWIKRIRRAFELVDVLRIDHFRGFEAYWSVPADAKTAKNGKWVKCPGDDLFKTIKKKLGDMPFIAEDLGVITDEVRELRDNAGLPGMKVFQFGFSADEARENGMVNCFLPHMYDSSKCVVYTGTHDNDTMQGWLENLNEQELLLVAQYIEGKELSLEKAKSLVKSGALRKEIIKSVISSNAVYAVIPMQDILGIGNEGKMNTPATTGSNWTWRMDKKDFKSSDAKMLTFFSELYGRNL is encoded by the coding sequence ATGGATTTTAAAAGACGAAGCGGAATATTGTTGCATCCTACTTCATTGCCGGACACTCCTGGAATTGGAACGCTTGGTGAGCAAGCATTTAAATTTATCGATTGGCTTTGCGAAGCTGATCAGTCTTTGTGGCAGATTCTCCCATTAGGTCCGACCGGATATGGAGATTCTCCTTATGCATCTTTTTCAACTTTTGCAGGAAACCCTTTGATTATAGATTTGGAGCAGCTTGCATTAAAAGGCTGGGCAGATAAAAAAGAGATAGCGCCACCTGAATATATAAAAAAGACAGGCAAAATAGATTTTGGTGCAGTCGTGTGGTGGAAGATGCCTGTTTTAAAAAAATGTGCAATTTATTTTGTTGAAAATGCATCGGCTGAAGATAAAGAAAAGTACAAATTATTCTGTAAAGAATCAGCTTGGCTAGATATGTATGCTGTCTTTATGAGCATAAAGTCTGTCTATGACAAAAAAGCAGAAGAAGAAAAACCTGAATCTTCAATGTGGAACAGATTTTGGCCGACTTCTCTTGCACGCTGTGAAAAAGATGCAGTTGCCGAATGGAAAAAATCTCACAAGGACGATATTGAAATATTTAAAATCATTCAATTTTTCTTTGATGTTCAGTGGAAAGAGTTAAAATCGTATGCAAATGATTCAGGAATCAAACTGATAGGAGATATTCCAATCTTTGTCGCTCCTGACAGTGCTGATGTTTGGGCGAATCAGGAATTTTTCCAACTCGACAAAGATGGACGACCTGTTTGCGTTTCGGGTGTTCCTCCTGACTATTTTTGTGCTGATGGGCAACTGTGGGGGAATCCTCTGTACGACTGGGATAAAATGAAAACATCTGGCTATTCATGGTGGATAAAACGAATTCGCCGTGCATTTGAACTTGTCGATGTCCTTAGAATCGACCATTTCCGCGGATTTGAAGCTTATTGGTCTGTCCCTGCAGATGCAAAAACTGCAAAAAATGGAAAATGGGTAAAATGCCCTGGCGACGATTTATTTAAAACTATAAAAAAGAAACTTGGAGACATGCCGTTTATAGCAGAAGATCTCGGAGTAATAACAGATGAAGTTCGTGAGCTGCGAGACAACGCAGGATTGCCTGGAATGAAAGTTTTCCAGTTCGGCTTTAGCGCAGATGAAGCTCGCGAAAACGGAATGGTAAACTGCTTTTTGCCACACATGTATGATTCTTCAAAATGCGTTGTCTATACAGGCACACATGACAATGACACAATGCAAGGCTGGCTAGAAAATCTAAATGAGCAAGAACTTTTGCTTGTTGCCCAGTACATTGAAGGCAAAGAACTTTCTTTAGAAAAAGCAAAAAGCCTTGTAAAATCAGGGGCGCTTAGAAAAGAAATTATAAAATCGGTAATATCTTCCAATGCGGTTTATGCAGTTATCCCTATGCAAGATATTCTTGGAATCGGTAACGAAGGAAAGATGAATACTCCTGCAACAACAGGCAGCAACTGGACTTGGAGGATGGATAAAAAAGACTTTAAGTCAAGCGACGCAAAAATGCTTACTTTCTTTTCGGAACTCTACGGAAGAAATCTGTAA
- a CDS encoding response regulator translates to MKTTQDYPTINERPPEGRKDDGTSFRVLVVDDSMFVAKQLGQILSSEGYEVVATAADGKEGVDKYKELCPNVDLVTMDITMPKLDGISALEQIMAFDKNAKVVMVSALGKEELVKKSLMAGAKSYIVKPLDRKKVLERIAKVLQ, encoded by the coding sequence ATGAAAACTACACAAGATTATCCAACAATCAATGAACGTCCGCCTGAGGGACGAAAAGACGACGGCACTTCTTTCAGAGTATTGGTTGTAGATGATTCAATGTTCGTTGCAAAACAGCTCGGTCAGATTCTTTCTAGCGAAGGGTACGAGGTAGTTGCTACAGCTGCTGATGGAAAAGAAGGTGTTGATAAATACAAAGAACTTTGCCCAAATGTGGATCTAGTTACAATGGATATCACTATGCCAAAACTCGACGGTATTTCGGCTCTTGAACAGATTATGGCTTTTGATAAAAATGCAAAAGTTGTAATGGTTTCGGCGCTCGGTAAAGAAGAGCTTGTAAAAAAATCTTTGATGGCAGGAGCAAAAAGCTATATCGTAAAGCCTCTTGACCGCAAAAAGGTTCTTGAACGCATCGCTAAAGTTTTGCAGTAG
- a CDS encoding chemotaxis protein CheX: MRVEYINPFVETSFRVLQEVLGGAEVKRGDLYLKSTAMPVMGVAALVGLAGDVEGRVLFDMTMETALNIASAMNGESLPEFDDLAKATISELANLITAQAVTKLHELGFRFDLTPPALFVGQKMEIAALGGTNDSVEALIVPLISDCGKIEVNVSIRERN; this comes from the coding sequence ATGCGAGTAGAGTATATTAACCCGTTTGTTGAAACTTCATTTCGTGTACTGCAAGAAGTTCTTGGTGGTGCAGAAGTAAAACGCGGTGATTTGTATTTGAAATCGACTGCAATGCCTGTTATGGGTGTAGCTGCATTGGTCGGTCTTGCAGGTGATGTTGAGGGTCGTGTTCTTTTTGATATGACTATGGAAACTGCTTTGAATATAGCGTCGGCAATGAACGGTGAGTCTTTACCGGAATTTGATGATTTAGCAAAAGCTACAATAAGTGAACTTGCAAACCTTATTACGGCTCAGGCTGTAACAAAATTACATGAGCTTGGATTCAGATTTGATTTGACTCCACCAGCTTTATTTGTTGGTCAGAAGATGGAAATTGCTGCACTCGGTGGCACAAACGACAGTGTTGAAGCATTGATAGTTCCACTTATTTCTGACTGTGGTAAAATTGAAGTAAACGTTTCTATAAGAGAACGTAACTAA
- a CDS encoding CheR family methyltransferase produces the protein MSTENETVVTTTAVQAAQAQDKTETATVIDFKMVTFSLADKDYSIDIMHVKEIAKAGHFTYVPNTLPFVLGVYNLRGEIIPILDLRLFFNIEVPPREGNKLENMLILSVDDQKFGVVVDKIDKVIGVQKSTIQPPHPLFGDISIKYIDGVVESNNRLYILLDITRIFSSKDTFENNKTALSYPQAHKVITAKPSAGTPTAVNASATGGAAAGTEKTPAQLIAGITKTEPEQAENINLKFIKESLLSYKNFNVTSVNESWVNHRYSEWEKSRGKDKAQIQNAADADEFLKPFWSAFSEKWWSKEYAESVEKLFPDNSAKQIVVWNPGCGKGMETYSLACILKKRYPDAKIRIYAQDIDLLNVSNAGLLSVPSSLVSDWYSPYLTKKANGEYTFNQEIKDSIMFEYHDCKNTNALPMVDVIFARDILSLMDESSQEVVVADFLEKMKGNAVAIIGENEAMPASFNFGEKTVGTLVAYSRD, from the coding sequence ATGAGTACAGAAAATGAAACCGTAGTTACGACCACTGCTGTTCAGGCAGCACAGGCGCAAGATAAAACAGAAACGGCAACAGTAATAGATTTTAAAATGGTGACATTCTCGCTTGCAGATAAAGATTATTCTATCGATATCATGCATGTAAAAGAGATTGCAAAAGCAGGGCATTTTACTTACGTTCCAAATACTTTGCCTTTTGTACTTGGTGTATATAATCTTCGTGGAGAAATCATTCCAATTCTTGACCTTAGACTTTTCTTTAATATTGAAGTTCCGCCGCGAGAGGGCAATAAGCTTGAGAATATGCTTATCCTTTCTGTTGATGATCAAAAGTTTGGGGTTGTTGTAGATAAAATCGATAAAGTAATCGGAGTTCAGAAGAGTACAATTCAACCGCCACATCCTTTGTTCGGCGATATCAGCATTAAATATATCGACGGTGTTGTTGAAAGCAATAACAGACTTTATATTTTACTGGACATCACAAGAATTTTTTCTTCAAAAGATACTTTCGAGAATAATAAAACAGCTCTTTCTTATCCACAGGCTCACAAAGTGATCACAGCTAAGCCATCCGCTGGCACTCCAACTGCTGTAAATGCAAGTGCGACGGGGGGGGCTGCCGCAGGAACTGAAAAAACTCCTGCACAACTTATTGCAGGAATCACAAAGACGGAACCTGAACAGGCTGAAAATATAAACCTTAAGTTTATAAAGGAATCTCTTCTTTCTTATAAAAATTTCAATGTGACGTCTGTAAATGAATCATGGGTCAATCACAGGTACTCGGAATGGGAAAAATCTCGTGGTAAAGATAAAGCTCAGATTCAGAATGCCGCAGATGCAGATGAATTTTTAAAACCGTTTTGGTCAGCTTTTAGTGAAAAATGGTGGTCAAAAGAATACGCAGAAAGTGTCGAGAAACTTTTTCCTGACAATTCAGCGAAGCAAATTGTCGTATGGAATCCGGGCTGCGGTAAAGGAATGGAAACATATTCCCTTGCGTGCATTTTGAAAAAACGTTATCCGGATGCAAAAATAAGAATTTATGCACAGGATATCGATTTGCTCAACGTTTCAAATGCAGGGCTTCTCAGCGTTCCGTCTAGTCTTGTATCTGATTGGTACAGTCCATATTTGACAAAAAAGGCAAATGGTGAGTATACTTTTAATCAAGAAATAAAAGACAGTATAATGTTTGAATATCATGACTGTAAAAACACAAATGCATTGCCAATGGTCGATGTTATATTTGCTCGAGATATACTTTCTTTGATGGACGAATCTTCTCAGGAAGTTGTTGTCGCTGACTTTCTGGAAAAGATGAAAGGAAATGCCGTAGCGATTATCGGTGAAAATGAAGCAATGCCGGCATCGTTTAATTTTGGTGAAAAAACCGTTGGTACGCTTGTTGCGTACAGCAGGGATTAA
- a CDS encoding chemotaxis protein CheA, translating to MSDYLDPNNEELLKDFFAEAEQQVEQLESNILVIENDPTNHEAIDEIFRAAHTLKGGSATVEMMELSHFTHKVEDVLDEIRSDRLKVDEDVVDILLTSIDVIKAMLEARQNGSVYSENIEGIENKLHAYIPQKEGKKTATKPQTPTPAKPSVQASPAPAPAQQGIVLPEITEDDFNELKNTCSGNQKLWCVAVKFDENNPMNTVGGIQVFAALKAVGNVLKTVPDFDALYEDQFYETVFYYIATESNTEQLEDASFLSDVTLVTDAHLLEDYTTGTKNDKSVASAESNQAASANAAPTPSTSAASAPVENASNVQANATTDSATKTESSETPTSEGNNADDKKTEVKKDAATHAQQSSILRVDSRRIDNLLNLVSEAVINKASFNQLAMQNANGLSHFQSIEIEFKEKLHNLFDRLPEYFEQVKGGASPTEVRKNIINEYGGLSSIFDEYESEAKGISGKFRSYTQNLGTIAGDLQEGVMKIRMVPINQIFSRFPRVVRDLQRNLNKKIDLVIEGEDTELDKSVVEDLLDPIMHCVRNSVDHGIETPEERVAAGKPETGTVLLRASNEGNMIVIEVKDDGAGIDVEKVKQKAIEKGLIHPDKVLTDQDAFNLIMLPGFSTSDKITNISGRGVGLDVVKTMINNLKGTISINSAKNKGTSFVIKLPLTLAIIQGLLVRVGREVYSIPIANVIESQCIDISEINHIDNYEIMNVRNEVISVLRLSRLFGIKESNQSDQCYIVIVGSQEKKIGVMVDALIGEEDVVIKPLKDKFTSSPGIAGASILGDGSVSLIIDVSQLLELGVKQELLAQQQAEYEE from the coding sequence ATGAGTGATTATCTTGATCCAAATAACGAAGAGTTATTAAAAGACTTCTTCGCAGAAGCAGAGCAGCAGGTTGAACAGCTTGAAAGCAATATTCTCGTAATTGAAAATGATCCTACAAATCATGAAGCTATAGACGAGATATTTCGCGCTGCGCATACCCTCAAAGGCGGTTCAGCTACTGTTGAAATGATGGAACTCTCACATTTTACTCACAAAGTCGAAGATGTACTTGATGAAATACGTTCAGACAGACTTAAAGTTGATGAAGATGTTGTCGATATCCTCCTTACATCGATCGACGTAATTAAAGCAATGCTCGAAGCAAGGCAAAACGGCAGCGTTTATTCGGAAAATATCGAAGGAATTGAAAACAAACTTCATGCATATATCCCTCAAAAAGAAGGCAAAAAAACTGCTACAAAACCTCAAACTCCGACTCCTGCAAAACCGAGTGTTCAGGCATCTCCTGCTCCGGCTCCGGCACAGCAGGGAATTGTTCTTCCCGAAATCACTGAAGATGATTTCAATGAACTTAAAAATACGTGTTCCGGCAATCAGAAACTCTGGTGCGTCGCTGTAAAATTTGATGAAAATAACCCAATGAACACAGTCGGTGGCATTCAAGTATTCGCTGCGTTAAAAGCAGTAGGAAACGTTCTAAAAACAGTTCCCGATTTTGACGCACTTTATGAAGATCAGTTCTACGAGACTGTTTTTTATTACATCGCAACAGAATCGAATACGGAGCAACTTGAAGATGCTTCATTTTTAAGCGATGTAACGCTTGTCACTGATGCTCACTTGCTAGAAGACTATACGACAGGAACAAAAAACGACAAATCTGTTGCTTCAGCAGAGTCAAATCAAGCGGCTTCTGCAAATGCAGCTCCGACTCCGAGTACTTCAGCCGCCAGCGCTCCTGTTGAAAATGCTTCAAATGTTCAGGCAAATGCAACGACTGATAGCGCAACTAAAACGGAATCCTCTGAAACTCCAACATCTGAGGGCAATAATGCCGATGATAAAAAAACTGAAGTTAAAAAAGATGCCGCTACGCACGCACAGCAAAGTTCAATCCTTAGGGTTGATTCTCGCCGTATCGATAACCTTTTGAACCTCGTGTCGGAAGCTGTTATCAACAAAGCTTCTTTCAACCAGCTCGCTATGCAAAACGCAAACGGACTTTCTCATTTCCAGTCTATAGAAATTGAGTTCAAAGAAAAATTGCACAACTTGTTTGATAGGCTTCCTGAATATTTTGAGCAGGTAAAAGGCGGAGCATCTCCAACCGAAGTAAGAAAAAATATTATTAACGAATACGGAGGCTTGAGCAGCATATTTGATGAATACGAATCGGAAGCAAAAGGAATTTCAGGAAAATTCCGTTCGTATACGCAAAACCTTGGCACAATCGCAGGAGACTTGCAGGAAGGTGTAATGAAGATCCGAATGGTTCCAATCAATCAGATTTTCAGCAGATTCCCACGTGTCGTACGCGATTTGCAGCGCAACTTGAACAAAAAAATCGACCTTGTAATTGAGGGAGAAGATACGGAACTCGATAAATCTGTTGTTGAAGATTTGCTTGATCCTATCATGCACTGCGTCCGAAACTCTGTAGATCATGGAATTGAAACACCTGAAGAGCGTGTAGCAGCCGGTAAACCTGAGACAGGCACGGTTCTACTAAGAGCATCTAATGAAGGCAACATGATTGTAATAGAAGTAAAAGACGATGGGGCTGGAATTGATGTTGAAAAGGTCAAACAAAAAGCAATCGAAAAAGGTCTTATTCATCCTGATAAAGTTCTTACAGACCAAGACGCGTTCAACCTTATAATGCTTCCGGGATTCTCTACATCTGATAAAATTACAAACATCTCAGGAAGAGGTGTTGGTCTTGACGTTGTAAAAACAATGATCAACAACCTCAAAGGAACGATTTCCATAAACTCGGCAAAAAATAAAGGAACATCTTTTGTAATTAAATTGCCACTCACTCTCGCCATCATTCAGGGATTGCTTGTTAGAGTTGGAAGAGAGGTTTATTCAATCCCTATTGCGAACGTTATTGAAAGTCAGTGTATCGATATTTCGGAGATAAATCATATAGACAACTACGAGATTATGAATGTCCGCAATGAAGTTATCAGCGTTTTGAGACTTTCGCGTTTGTTCGGCATTAAAGAATCGAATCAATCTGACCAGTGTTACATCGTAATAGTCGGTTCTCAAGAAAAGAAAATCGGTGTTATGGTGGATGCTCTGATTGGAGAAGAAGACGTTGTAATCAAACCGCTGAAAGACAAATTTACAAGTTCTCCAGGAATCGCAGGTGCTTCAATACTTGGAGATGGTTCTGTATCTTTGATTATTGATGTAAGCCAGCTTCTTGAGCTTGGTGTTAAACAGGAATTGCTTGCGCAACAGCAGGCTGAATATGAAGAGTAG
- a CDS encoding DUF362 domain-containing protein codes for MAFRITEDCVNCGACEPDCPVGAIAEKSDARVIDAEKCISCGACASVCPSEAIVEE; via the coding sequence ATGGCATTTAGAATTACAGAAGATTGCGTAAACTGCGGAGCTTGCGAACCGGATTGTCCTGTTGGAGCAATTGCAGAAAAAAGTGATGCTCGCGTTATCGATGCAGAAAAATGCATCAGTTGCGGAGCATGTGCTAGCGTATGTCCTTCAGAAGCAATTGTAGAAGAATAA
- a CDS encoding M23 family metallopeptidase: MKRIRVVVSLFIMFAFIPLFSQQNNDAKLGSIKNPIIIEIDKLPQIDSLSPSRSNTIFREYQNIIESNSKAISSGRQPEILFFKYKNTENFTFQGLAARCCINQETLATLNRIENAQDDIKNRTLILPCTNGIFVAVDKGINSIEVLLQKNYSTENLTKGGLYYTIDGVEFVFLQKVRFSPTERAYFLDSALCLPISSDSYWVSSEFGKRRSPFSGQIKNHNGIDLAAAEGTPVYAIKDGAVYSVVSDNPEFGNYIILSHDAGKMTSVYAHLSKVVVEQYQNVKKGQTIGYVGHTGMATGSHLHFEIRKGGKAEDPALRLNLKK; this comes from the coding sequence ATGAAAAGAATAAGAGTCGTAGTCAGTTTGTTTATTATGTTTGCATTTATCCCTTTGTTTTCACAGCAAAACAACGATGCAAAATTAGGCTCAATTAAAAATCCTATCATAATCGAAATTGATAAACTGCCACAAATTGACTCTCTCTCTCCTTCCCGCTCAAATACAATTTTTAGAGAATATCAAAATATAATTGAAAGCAACAGCAAAGCGATAAGCAGCGGCAGACAGCCGGAAATTTTATTTTTTAAATATAAAAATACGGAAAATTTTACATTTCAAGGTCTTGCAGCTCGCTGTTGCATAAATCAAGAAACGCTTGCAACTTTGAACAGAATAGAAAACGCACAAGATGATATAAAAAACAGGACACTGATTCTTCCGTGCACAAATGGGATATTTGTCGCTGTTGATAAAGGTATAAATTCTATTGAAGTGTTGCTGCAAAAAAATTATTCAACAGAAAACTTAACAAAAGGGGGATTGTATTATACAATCGATGGAGTGGAGTTTGTTTTTTTACAAAAAGTACGCTTTTCGCCGACTGAAAGAGCATATTTTCTTGATTCTGCACTTTGCCTGCCGATTTCAAGTGATTCTTACTGGGTTTCGTCAGAATTTGGAAAAAGGAGAAGTCCATTTTCAGGGCAGATAAAAAACCACAACGGAATTGATCTTGCAGCCGCTGAAGGAACTCCTGTTTACGCAATCAAAGATGGGGCTGTATATTCTGTAGTTTCCGATAATCCAGAATTCGGAAATTATATTATCTTGAGCCACGATGCCGGAAAAATGACAAGTGTATATGCACATCTTTCAAAGGTGGTTGTTGAACAGTACCAAAATGTAAAAAAAGGTCAAACTATCGGGTATGTAGGACATACGGGAATGGCAACTGGGTCTCATCTTCATTTTGAAATACGCAAAGGAGGAAAGGCAGAAGACCCGGCGCTTCGGTTGAATCTAAAAAAATAA